The Deltaproteobacteria bacterium genome has a window encoding:
- a CDS encoding AMP-binding protein, producing MKPIRYTQEMVDEFTRNGYWTNETFYDFYDRNASEIGDREALVDSKYRLTWAQAKRLTDGIAQTFVKMGIPKDTRIIIQSPNSVYGFLARIASERAGLISLTVYPYLRERELEYFVERTQAEAVIICYIYRNFNYLEMYKGLQARFPFLKHIFLFEETVPPEAPSGTYSLVKLAEESLSRPIDVELLKSRRHDPKREVGLLTSTTGTTGLPKLVEWPIASRVCTSKGRVDIWKLTKDDITMAIAPHAGGAAGTLTYFAAPLAGAKTVMLEEFNPEEALALIEKEKATAIGVVPTHLVRMLEADTSKYDLSSLRFIRSAGGYLPPQVAEEAELAFGAAITSDLGTQDVGSVSGCSVDDPKDLRRRTVGRMLPGNKVILKDEQGKPVPEGEPGILWFRGPHAPAGYYRDPELTATVFDKDGWTTTGDIVKFDQGCLWILGRAKDMIIRGGQNIYPAEIEGLLNGHPKVSSVAIIGYPDREMGERACAYVVPKSGQTFTFEEMISFLKERKISAYKLPERLEVVSALPTVGDSGKIDKKVLKSQLEEKVKAENK from the coding sequence ATGAAACCCATACGCTATACCCAGGAAATGGTTGACGAGTTTACCCGTAATGGGTATTGGACCAATGAGACCTTTTACGATTTTTATGATCGAAATGCCAGCGAAATAGGGGATCGCGAGGCCCTGGTCGATTCCAAATACCGTTTGACCTGGGCCCAGGCCAAACGGCTTACCGACGGGATTGCCCAAACCTTTGTCAAAATGGGCATTCCCAAAGACACCCGGATCATTATCCAATCTCCAAATAGCGTCTATGGCTTTCTGGCCCGGATTGCCAGTGAGAGGGCCGGGCTGATCTCTCTGACAGTCTATCCCTATCTTCGGGAAAGAGAGTTGGAATACTTTGTCGAACGGACCCAAGCCGAAGCCGTCATCATTTGCTATATTTATCGGAACTTTAACTATCTGGAGATGTACAAAGGATTACAGGCCCGATTTCCCTTCCTGAAACACATCTTTCTCTTTGAGGAAACGGTGCCCCCGGAAGCCCCGTCCGGCACCTATTCTCTGGTTAAATTAGCGGAGGAATCCCTTTCCCGGCCCATCGATGTGGAACTGTTGAAAAGCCGTCGCCATGATCCTAAAAGGGAGGTAGGCTTGCTGACCAGTACGACCGGTACAACCGGTTTGCCGAAACTGGTTGAATGGCCGATCGCTTCCCGGGTCTGCACCTCCAAAGGCCGGGTCGATATCTGGAAACTCACCAAAGACGATATAACCATGGCCATTGCTCCTCATGCCGGTGGAGCGGCCGGAACCTTGACCTATTTTGCCGCCCCCCTGGCCGGAGCCAAGACCGTCATGCTGGAAGAATTCAATCCGGAAGAAGCCCTGGCCTTGATTGAAAAAGAAAAAGCCACGGCCATTGGAGTGGTACCTACCCACCTGGTGCGGATGCTCGAAGCCGACACTTCCAAGTATGACTTAAGCTCGCTGCGATTTATCCGTTCAGCCGGGGGATACTTGCCGCCCCAGGTGGCTGAAGAGGCCGAATTGGCCTTTGGAGCGGCCATTACCAGCGACCTGGGCACCCAGGATGTCGGGTCCGTATCCGGCTGTTCGGTAGATGACCCCAAAGACCTGAGACGGCGAACCGTGGGCCGGATGCTCCCGGGCAACAAGGTCATTCTTAAAGATGAACAAGGAAAACCGGTCCCCGAAGGAGAACCCGGAATCCTCTGGTTTCGAGGGCCCCATGCCCCGGCCGGCTATTACCGGGACCCGGAATTAACGGCCACCGTCTTCGATAAAGACGGCTGGACCACTACCGGGGATATTGTCAAATTTGACCAGGGCTGCCTCTGGATCTTAGGAAGGGCCAAGGACATGATCATCCGTGGTGGACAGAATATCTACCCGGCAGAGATCGAAGGCCTGCTCAACGGCCATCCCAAAGTCTCCAGTGTGGCCATCATCGGCTACCCGGACCGGGAAATGGGGGAAAGGGCCTGTGCCTATGTTGTTCCCAAATCCGGCCAGACCTTCACCTTCGAAGAGATGATTTCTTTCCTGAAAGAAAGAAAAATTTCAGCCTATAAGCTCCCGGAACGGCTGGAAGTAGTCTCTGCCCTGCCCACGGTCGGGGATTCGGGAAAGATCGACAAGAAGGTATTGAAGTCCCAGTTAGAAGAAAAGGTGAAAGCAGAAAATAAATAG
- a CDS encoding Tm-1-like ATP-binding domain-containing protein produces the protein MPKSILIISTLDTKSQETFYLRDRIRALDCPALSMDLSMGAPAKEVGDILPDRIAREGGASIEAIRESRDRTFITKTMTQGAVKIAGKMWQEGLLSGIVGLGGATLSMIATNIMRALPFGLPKLMVSSSAALPGLSTRYIGTGDITLFHTVIELSGLSPHLCNVLNRAARSICAMAQEPLFSPEMAKGPGQKQIALSMFGPCDTLAHQVQEQLFQSGFQVIGFHAAGIGDRAMEEMIAQGFFDGLVDLAPGGVGEEIFGGMRSAGPHRLEAAGRIGIPQIIAPSGVNFMSPNRKNYKAEYQERRKYDLDKDRTWLRLSTSELKQVAEVMAQKLNRAKGPVVFLIPTRGWSTADAPGGPAYDPKEDAVFTETLKKMCRPEISIETVEAYLNDPAFAQAVVQAMIKINVR, from the coding sequence ATGCCCAAATCCATTCTGATCATTTCCACCCTGGACACCAAATCCCAGGAGACCTTTTATCTCCGCGACCGGATTCGAGCCTTGGACTGTCCGGCCCTGTCCATGGATCTATCCATGGGTGCACCGGCCAAAGAAGTTGGAGACATCCTTCCGGACCGGATAGCCCGGGAAGGGGGGGCTTCCATTGAGGCCATCCGTGAATCCAGAGACCGCACCTTTATCACCAAAACAATGACCCAGGGAGCCGTTAAGATCGCCGGGAAGATGTGGCAGGAGGGGCTACTCTCCGGCATCGTCGGATTAGGCGGAGCCACCCTTTCCATGATCGCCACCAACATTATGCGTGCCCTGCCCTTCGGGCTTCCCAAGCTGATGGTCTCTTCCTCGGCCGCCCTGCCCGGTCTTTCCACCCGCTATATCGGCACCGGCGATATCACCTTATTCCATACGGTCATAGAACTCTCGGGCTTGAGCCCCCATCTGTGCAATGTGCTCAATCGGGCAGCCCGCTCCATCTGCGCCATGGCCCAGGAACCGCTCTTCTCCCCGGAAATGGCCAAGGGACCCGGGCAAAAACAAATTGCCTTGTCCATGTTCGGTCCTTGTGATACATTGGCCCATCAGGTCCAGGAGCAGTTATTCCAGTCGGGGTTTCAGGTGATCGGTTTCCATGCCGCCGGGATCGGTGACCGGGCCATGGAAGAGATGATCGCCCAGGGCTTTTTTGACGGCCTGGTCGACCTGGCCCCGGGCGGGGTGGGAGAAGAAATTTTTGGGGGGATGCGCTCGGCCGGCCCTCATCGATTAGAAGCGGCCGGGAGAATCGGTATCCCGCAAATCATCGCCCCCAGCGGCGTTAATTTCATGAGCCCCAATCGGAAGAATTACAAGGCCGAATACCAGGAGCGTCGCAAATATGACCTGGATAAGGACCGCACCTGGCTGCGGCTGAGTACCTCGGAATTAAAACAGGTGGCCGAGGTGATGGCCCAAAAACTTAATCGGGCCAAGGGACCGGTTGTTTTTTTGATCCCCACCAGGGGCTGGTCCACGGCCGATGCACCCGGCGGCCCGGCCTACGATCCCAAAGAGGATGCGGTTTTTACTGAAACTTTGAAAAAAATGTGCCGGCCTGAAATCAGCATCGAGACGGTTGAGGCCTATCTCAATGATCCGGCCTTTGCCCAGGCCGTTGTTCAGGCCATGATAAAGATCAATGTCCGATAA
- a CDS encoding UbiX family flavin prenyltransferase, translating to MNKKGMIVGISGASGAIYGIRLLEILKMMDIESYLIVSRAAEKTIQLETSYSVEQVKEMATVCSDLEDIAAPVSSGSFNKTMGMVILPCSIKTLSALANSFNVNILIRAADVTLKERRKLVVALRETPLHYGHLELMLRLTRMGAILFPPVPAFYHHPKTLGDIIDHSIGKILDLFNIEVPSFKRWTGEKE from the coding sequence ATGAATAAAAAAGGAATGATCGTCGGCATCTCCGGGGCCTCGGGGGCTATATACGGCATCCGTCTGCTGGAAATCCTCAAAATGATGGACATCGAGTCTTATCTGATCGTAAGTCGCGCAGCCGAAAAGACCATTCAACTGGAGACCTCCTATTCGGTAGAGCAGGTCAAAGAAATGGCCACGGTCTGCTCTGATCTGGAGGATATCGCCGCCCCGGTTTCCAGCGGCTCCTTCAACAAGACCATGGGCATGGTCATTTTGCCCTGTTCCATCAAAACCCTTTCGGCCCTGGCCAACTCTTTTAATGTCAATATCCTGATCCGGGCGGCTGATGTCACCCTTAAGGAACGACGGAAACTTGTGGTGGCCCTGCGCGAGACGCCGCTGCATTATGGTCATCTGGAATTGATGCTCCGTTTGACCCGGATGGGAGCGATTCTCTTCCCCCCGGTCCCGGCTTTTTATCACCACCCCAAAACCCTTGGGGACATCATCGACCACAGCATCGGAAAAATTTTGGACCTCTTTAATATCGAAGTCCCCTCTTTTAAACGCTGGACAGGGGAGAAAGAATGA
- the thiS gene encoding sulfur carrier protein ThiS — MVFSNSEIRNPKSEIYFRFNMWVIINGFKEEIPEPSSIAQIIADNQEYDVHMIVELNHRYIHQKDHETTYLKEGDVLELIHPAFGG; from the coding sequence TTGGTTTTTTCAAATTCCGAAATCCGAAATCCGAAATCCGAAATCTATTTTCGTTTTAATATGTGGGTCATCATTAACGGTTTTAAAGAAGAAATCCCGGAACCCAGTTCCATAGCCCAGATTATTGCCGATAATCAGGAATACGATGTTCATATGATCGTGGAATTAAACCACCGCTATATTCATCAGAAAGATCATGAGACCACCTATCTGAAAGAGGGAGACGTCTTGGAATTGATCCACCCGGCCTTCGGGGGATAA
- a CDS encoding xanthine dehydrogenase family protein subunit M yields MLLPKFNYHAPTSIDEACSLLGHYGAKAKVLAGGTDLLVNLKKKLLAPEQIISLNKIDGLTEASDQKGKGISIGPLSTAAYLAGSKLIQEKGLVLSHGAGRLGSPLIRNRATVGGNLVTARPASDLAPPLLVLGASLILKSPKGERTVPLEDFILGPGQTAIQSDEILSRIFIPYFEGPSSGAYIKLGSRKALEISLVNVASFLALGPDGSIEQARVALGAVGPTPLLSPSAVKVLKGVKPKDEKDPVFKEAAGAAAKDARPITDHRGSAEYRREMVEVLTLRTLKAAYAQAMRQM; encoded by the coding sequence ATGCTTTTACCGAAATTTAATTATCATGCCCCCACATCCATCGATGAAGCCTGTTCTCTCCTGGGTCACTACGGGGCAAAGGCTAAGGTTTTGGCCGGCGGGACCGACCTTCTGGTCAATCTGAAAAAAAAGCTCCTTGCCCCGGAACAGATTATCAGCCTGAATAAAATCGATGGCCTTACCGAGGCTTCCGATCAAAAGGGGAAAGGTATTTCCATCGGCCCTTTAAGCACCGCGGCCTATTTAGCCGGCTCCAAGCTGATCCAGGAAAAAGGGCTGGTCTTGTCCCATGGGGCCGGGAGATTAGGATCCCCATTGATCCGCAACCGGGCCACGGTAGGAGGGAATCTGGTGACCGCCCGACCGGCTTCGGACCTGGCCCCGCCTTTATTGGTTCTGGGGGCCAGCCTTATCCTGAAAAGCCCCAAAGGGGAACGCACAGTACCTCTGGAAGATTTCATCCTGGGGCCGGGGCAAACGGCCATACAATCGGATGAGATCCTGAGTCGAATCTTCATTCCTTATTTTGAGGGACCCTCTTCCGGGGCCTATATCAAATTAGGAAGCCGAAAAGCCCTGGAAATATCCCTGGTCAATGTGGCCTCTTTCCTGGCCCTGGGGCCGGATGGTTCCATTGAGCAGGCCCGGGTGGCCCTCGGTGCGGTAGGCCCGACCCCCCTTCTCTCCCCTTCGGCAGTCAAGGTCCTGAAGGGTGTCAAACCCAAAGACGAAAAAGACCCGGTCTTTAAAGAAGCGGCAGGAGCTGCGGCCAAAGATGCCAGACCCATTACCGATCATCGGGGATCAGCGGAATACCGGCGGGAGATGGTGGAAGTTTTGACCTTGCGGACTTTAAAAGCAGCCTATGCTCAGGCGATGAGACAAATGTAG
- a CDS encoding (2Fe-2S)-binding protein, which yields MKKMITLNINNQEYDLVIPVNRTLTQVLRENLKLTGTKQGCSVGDCGSCTVLMDGQPVNSCLVLAVEAEGRAIQTIEGLAEDGKLHPIQQAFVDQGSIQCGFCSPGMILSAKALLDKNPSPTGPEIREAISGNLCRCTGYQKIVDAIESVTQK from the coding sequence ATGAAAAAAATGATTACGCTTAATATCAATAACCAGGAATATGATCTGGTCATCCCGGTCAACCGGACCTTGACCCAGGTGCTCCGGGAAAATTTAAAACTCACCGGGACCAAACAGGGCTGCTCCGTCGGAGACTGCGGCTCCTGCACGGTGTTAATGGATGGACAACCGGTCAATTCCTGCCTGGTCCTGGCCGTGGAAGCCGAAGGTCGTGCAATACAGACCATTGAAGGGTTGGCCGAAGATGGAAAACTCCATCCCATTCAACAGGCCTTTGTAGACCAGGGGAGCATTCAATGCGGTTTTTGCAGTCCCGGCATGATCCTCTCGGCCAAGGCCCTGCTGGACAAAAATCCTTCTCCTACGGGACCTGAGATTCGAGAGGCCATCAGCGGTAATTTATGCCGTTGCACGGGTTACCAAAAAATTGTTGACGCCATTGAATCGGTGACCCAAAAGTGA
- a CDS encoding molybdopterin-dependent oxidoreductase: protein MSTYNVINTRAPRLDAPAKATGQALYTDDLQFSNLLYGAILQSPLAHARIKNIDLSKARKLPGVKAVVTARDLEIIPYGVSPARYDETILAVDKVRYVGDEVAAVAAVDRETAQEAVELIKVDYEELPTVFDPFEAMAEGAPLIHEAYPRNLCGEVHQEFGDVEAAFAQCDLIHEHKFVNKRQDAAFMEPNNCVAVFDHQGFLTLYSSTQVPHYVQRTVAMVLKIPVGRVRVVKSYVGGGFGPKASASTMELVGCLLSMKTLRPVKMHFSREQVFLHSRGRHQFFHTFKTGVKKDGTLMALHNTCYLEGGAYSSFGIATVYYAGSLLGGPYKLPNMKYDGYRVYTNRPACGAQRGHGGVAARAGFEQQLDIIAEQLGIDPVEMRLQNIMETGDTTCNELNMSSLGMKECIEAIRNQSDWKLKKGKLPKGRGIGIACGFFVSGAGYPIYRSDTYHATVVIKLSEDGGTAQVLTGSAEIGQGSDTAFGMIAAEALGVRLEDVRVASGDTDYSVDLGAYSSRQTLMTGHATKEAGEDAKRQVLEVLSETLNVPLNEISVSNGLIHFEGITPKFDAIRVGYMKEHRGWADSPAEGPLTFKEAARLAYLKKGTIVGTGKYKPPKLGGSFKGAAVGTSPAYGCSAMMAEVSVDLETGEVTMEKITDAHDCGLAINRTQVEGQMEGSVSMGLGESLFEEVKFNEKGQILNASLGEYKIPTALDVPPITSLIIESGEPNGPYGAKEVGEGGIMPVIPAILNAIYDATGVRINEMPLTSERIWKALKEKK, encoded by the coding sequence ATGAGTACCTACAACGTTATCAATACTCGAGCCCCGAGATTGGACGCCCCGGCCAAAGCCACCGGACAGGCCTTGTACACCGATGACCTCCAGTTTTCAAACCTCCTATACGGGGCCATCCTGCAAAGCCCCCTGGCCCACGCCCGCATCAAAAATATCGACCTCTCCAAAGCCCGAAAGCTTCCGGGTGTCAAGGCGGTGGTGACGGCCAGGGACCTGGAGATCATCCCTTACGGCGTCTCACCGGCCCGGTATGATGAAACCATCCTGGCTGTAGACAAGGTCCGATATGTGGGGGATGAAGTGGCCGCCGTGGCCGCCGTCGACAGGGAAACGGCCCAGGAGGCCGTAGAATTGATCAAGGTCGACTATGAAGAACTCCCGACCGTCTTTGATCCTTTCGAGGCCATGGCCGAAGGGGCACCCTTAATTCATGAGGCCTATCCGCGCAATCTCTGCGGTGAAGTCCATCAGGAATTCGGCGACGTCGAAGCGGCCTTTGCCCAGTGCGACCTGATCCATGAACATAAATTCGTCAACAAACGTCAGGATGCCGCCTTTATGGAACCTAACAATTGCGTGGCCGTTTTTGATCACCAGGGCTTTCTGACCCTCTACAGCTCCACCCAGGTTCCCCATTATGTACAACGCACCGTGGCCATGGTCTTGAAAATCCCGGTCGGCAGGGTTCGGGTGGTCAAATCCTATGTGGGCGGCGGCTTCGGCCCCAAAGCCTCGGCCTCCACCATGGAATTAGTGGGATGTCTTTTGTCCATGAAGACCCTGCGGCCGGTGAAGATGCATTTCTCCAGGGAACAGGTCTTTCTCCACAGCCGGGGACGTCACCAGTTTTTTCATACCTTCAAAACCGGCGTCAAGAAAGACGGGACCTTGATGGCCCTGCATAACACCTGCTATCTCGAAGGCGGGGCCTATTCCAGCTTCGGAATCGCCACGGTCTATTATGCCGGTTCCCTTTTGGGCGGTCCATACAAACTCCCTAACATGAAATACGACGGATACCGGGTCTATACCAACCGCCCGGCCTGCGGCGCTCAACGGGGACATGGCGGTGTGGCCGCCCGGGCCGGCTTTGAACAGCAATTGGATATTATCGCCGAGCAATTGGGGATCGACCCGGTGGAAATGCGTCTGCAGAATATCATGGAAACCGGCGACACCACCTGCAACGAGCTCAATATGAGCAGCCTGGGCATGAAGGAATGCATCGAGGCCATTCGGAACCAATCGGACTGGAAGCTGAAAAAGGGGAAACTGCCGAAAGGCAGGGGCATTGGCATAGCCTGCGGTTTCTTTGTCTCCGGGGCCGGCTATCCCATCTACCGGTCCGACACCTACCACGCCACCGTGGTGATCAAGCTTTCCGAAGATGGTGGGACCGCGCAGGTCCTGACCGGCAGCGCCGAAATCGGCCAGGGCTCGGACACAGCCTTCGGCATGATCGCCGCCGAGGCCCTGGGGGTCCGTCTCGAGGACGTACGGGTGGCCTCGGGGGATACGGATTATTCCGTTGACCTGGGAGCCTATTCCAGCCGCCAGACCCTGATGACCGGTCATGCCACCAAGGAAGCGGGCGAGGATGCCAAAAGGCAAGTCCTGGAGGTCTTATCCGAAACCCTGAATGTACCCCTGAATGAGATATCGGTTAGTAACGGACTGATTCATTTTGAAGGGATAACCCCGAAATTTGATGCCATCCGGGTGGGCTATATGAAGGAGCATCGGGGCTGGGCCGATTCGCCGGCAGAAGGTCCGCTGACCTTCAAAGAGGCGGCCCGCCTGGCCTACCTGAAGAAAGGGACCATTGTGGGCACCGGAAAATACAAGCCCCCCAAGCTTGGGGGCTCCTTCAAGGGCGCGGCCGTGGGGACCTCCCCGGCCTATGGCTGCTCGGCCATGATGGCCGAGGTGTCGGTGGACCTGGAGACTGGTGAGGTGACCATGGAAAAAATCACCGATGCCCACGACTGCGGCCTGGCCATCAACCGGACCCAGGTCGAAGGACAGATGGAGGGCTCGGTCTCCATGGGGCTGGGTGAAAGCCTGTTCGAAGAGGTAAAATTCAACGAAAAGGGACAAATACTGAATGCCTCTCTGGGTGAATACAAAATCCCCACGGCCCTGGATGTGCCTCCCATAACCTCCCTGATCATCGAGAGCGGAGAGCCCAATGGGCCTTACGGCGCCAAGGAAGTCGGGGAGGGAGGGATCATGCCCGTTATTCCGGCCATCCTGAATGCCATCTATGATGCCACCGGTGTGCGCATTAACGAGATGCCGCTCACCTCCGAACGCATCTGGAAGGCCTTAAAAGAGAAAAAGTAG